CTAGTCCAATTTACTAGTTTCAATTATTCAattcttgaataatttttaaaaattcttatttttttaagtgattttttaaaaattctgtattagaaaaaatttacattttagaGATTGTGCCCTGAGCATGTTTGATGTGCCTGTGTGTTATtgttaaaaaaatggaattatgGAATAACATTATAAACATCTAGCTCTGATTTACCTAATATTTTAATCAAGTTCCACAAACATCCTTGTTTTTAGCCtatgttttaataattttctaCCTGAGTTGATAATTATTACTAGCTCCACTTGGGACATGAGAAAAGTTTATTGTTTTGTACTCTAATTAGCTTATTAGGTTTGTAGACTATGTGAGATATTTTTGTTTGCtgtttaaactttttatttagtTAGGGTtacctttgatttcattattaCTGGGAACTCATATGTAAACATCCTTTGCAAAAATTGGCAATATCACAACTTGTCTGCAATTTATGGTTGATCCTGGAGCAGTGAAAGTTTGTGATTTGTCCATGCTCACCAATCTAGTGTATTTTAGGAATAgtacttgaattcagatcttcctgatctcaAAAGTCAGCCCTCCAGCCTATCCCCAACTAGATGAGAGGGTTTCTCTCTTAAACATTGCTGACtttcaaaattcatttatttcattttaggaCTACTAAAGgtcttttttgaaatttttatggtTTTAATAGATAAACAATAATCAATAAATGCTTTCCCTTTTAAAAGGGTAGTCTAATACTTTTGTTTAAATTTATGCACATCATCTAACTCTAAATGAATGTTTCATTTCTCTGAGGATAGAAAAATTGAGAATTTGACACTGAGAAATTATGGAGGAGGAAAGTAATAAGCAAACTATTCTGAAGCTCCTTTAATGAACTACTTTTATGTTTTACATAGAATAATTCAGAATTCTTGTGTTCTTACAGGGTAGAAACAGTTTAATAGACAGTTCTGCAATGTAGAAACAGTCCAGTAAATGGTTGTTTCTCAGAGGTAAGCTCAGAATATGTCACAAAGGAGTCACTGTTATCTAGGCAACCACTATTTAGCAGACAGAATTTATCCAAGTGAAGATGCAATGTTAATTTACAAGTTAAAGTAATATTTTGAgatgagtcttttaaaaaattaaataaataaaacttttcatttagttaaaatttattaatttttaaaaatcactaggAAGTGTTAAGCCTATGATCAATTAACAAGCAAATAAgatcagttaacaagcattcaGTAAGAACCTGCTGTGTAACAGGTACATTTTCCCTCCTTCTATTAACTTTGTTGATTTTTAGTTTCAATCAAACATTTCTTAAGGATTATTCCACTAAAATCCCAGAATAATCCCTTACATTTTAGTGTATATTCTCATTTATGTTGTAACATTCATTCTATATAAGGCTAACTGAATTCCTTACATTAactgatgtttttcttctgtttcagaAAACTAGCAGGTTGTACTCTCTTCATCACGGGTGCAAGCCGTGGCATTGGCAAAGCAATTGCATTAAAAGCTGCAAAAGATGGAGCGAATATTGTTATTGCTGCAAAGACCACCCAAGCCCATCCTAAACTTCCAGGGACCATCTATACTGCTGCTGAAGAAAGTAAGTTTTATTATGGCATTGAATACCTTTTGGTATAATGTGTTTTAAAAATGAGCTGAGAAGCATCATCTTGAGAATTTTCTTAAAGCCTTCCATGGAAATAACTAATCTTATTTATATACTAATTTatgtttagaaaataattttcctaatgacaaatgttgggagagatgtggaaaaactgagatattaatgcactgttggtagagttgtgaactgattcagccattctggagggcaatttgaaattgaatacagatgaaagcatactttttaaaactatttttcttgtttgttttttggtttgtgttttctttcacaacatgactgaAGATGTATTTCGCATGAcggcacatgtataatctatatcagattgcttgctctTTCACAGGGGAGGAGTTATATGAGGGAGGGAGTAAATTTGGaatgaactcaaaattttttaaaagtgaatgtttaaaattgtttttacctatcattggggaaaatattaaaaaagattttttttaaagaaaataattttccttttaataagtAGGTAGCCCTATTTGGCAGATGAGAAAAACTTCACCCTAGAGAATTTGAGATTTAAACAAAGTAAGGCCTAGAGTCATGACTTGAACCCTGCTCCATCATGTTTTCCATTATACTCTCCTGCCTTTCCATCACatttgaaaatttctttaaaaatcatctctcttattgcataattataataatcaggTTTGATCCTCCAAAGAGATCAAGAGAATgcatctcccttccttctttgcagaggtaggaGTCTATGGACATAAACACTGTACATATTGTTAGATTTCTCAGTTTAGCtgaggtgggttttttttttctttattataagggataGCTCTCTCTGAGTGGGGAAGAAGTagttatatttggaaataaagacGATTTGTAtcaaaagacatacaaaaatattgataagaAAGTTATGATCCTATCTTCTTAAAGAAGGAGACCAGACTTTTTCAAAAGCCTTTCATCTTTTCACTTTCAACACCTTTCCAAGATAGTAGTCAGCTGaagaatgaattaattttttctaaaattgccTTCAAttgacttctttcttttcatttagtCTAGAAGAATCCTAGGAGAATATACCCCTACTGTAAAATTAAGTCACTTGTAAAATTAAAGCCTATTTTGgcaatctctttttttcccttaaggagaaaataaaaattcttttctttttcctttgtagtTGAAGCTGCTGGAGGAAAAGCTTTACCATGTGTGGTTGATGTGAGAGATGAACAGCAAATCAGTGATGCAGTAGAGAAAGCTGTACAGAAGTTTGGAGGTAATTTCTTAGCTGTTAAATGTTGGCTAAAGACAGAGATGTAGCTAGAAAACAGAGTGATTTAATCAGATATCATCTAGTCACAGGGCTTCTAATTGAGAAAATTTGGAGCATTTCTAGAACTAGGTATAACTATTTtcccagctatagcactgcttcAGAAACCTTCAATAGTTCCCCACTTGACACAGGTAAATTTTGAACTCCTTAACCTGGCATTCAAAGGTCTTCACAGTCCAGCCTTACCTCCTTTCCTACATAAACCCTTTAATTTTTGAAACTGATTTCTTCTCTAGTCCCTGAATGTATGCCCTTCTTTCTTACCTCTGTGTCTTTCTGCCTGCCTGAAATGTctacctttctttcctctctacttATTAAAATCCTCTCTGTCCTTCAAGGCTCAAATCTTATACCTTTTCTAATCATCACTAACAGAATTGATTTTTCACCTTCATTATTCATAATAACAGTATATTTATGGGGAGCTTTCTTCACAATTATAATTACTCAGATAGAGAGCtttcttaataattattataataatagctcattTATATAAAGTTTTCTTCACAGAGAACTAGAAGTATTTTTAGTtccattttacacaggaggaaatttTGGTACAAAGTGGTTAACTTGCTCAGTGTCGTAAAGATTCTGTTCCTAAATTCAATACCATTTCTGCTACAACCTTTTAAATTCCCATTATACTTACTTTGGTCTTTTTTgctgcatttgtttttttttttcatgtatttctgtctttatctctagCAATATTATAAAATCCTAGGTGATAGGGGAATGTATctttcttaactctttcttattttcccacAAGGCTTAATAGGAGTCTTGCACAAACTAGGTACTCAGTAGTTATTTGGTGGTAGCAGTGTTGATAAAGACGGATGCTTAGTTTTGGAGGTTAAGGAAAATTGAATATGGAGCATTCTCCAAATCTGAGAAGTCTTCCCATAGGTTCCAGGTTGCCCCTTTAGACAATTGCTTCTCTGCccttttaatgaatttttagtGGGAATTGAGCTTAAGTTTTAGTATCTAGGCTGAAATGCAAGATTCCTAATTATACCACtgacaacaaataaaaattatccatttgaaGATTTAAATCAGGTtttttgaaacaataaaaatgaacagTTAAATACTACTGTGAATGGGAAGATATTACCAAAGAATATGATAACTTTAAAATATGTACCTGTGAGCATTAAACCtatagaaaatggagaaaatcaatAGCCTCATTTAAAGTGTCTTCTCCAAATTAAAGATGTGAGAGAAAGGTATATAATAAGAGGTAGGAGGTTGCCATGTCTCAGTGTACTTTATAATCTTGCCTATGGTTGGGCCTGTGCACCAGTCATCATGATAATAGTTTTGCCCCCGCTAGGAAGCAGGTAACTCCTTTCTGAATATGATACCCCAAAATAAGAGAATTTTCACCATTCCAGCCTATAACATCAGCTAGGATATAAGCCCTCCATTTAGAATTGGTAACCCTAGCAGGAGGGCAGCATTGTGCACTTGGGTAGAGGGTGAGTGCTACCTGTATTGGGTACCACAATGGGGACCTTTGAATACCAAGAGGGCAGCATTCAGGTtccatatatttagaaatatgttGGGCATCAGTGGGGGAGAAGGAACCCAGGAGGTTGGGGAGATTAAGGAAAACTAGGTCTATCTACCTGGGACTTCTGTGGTTCTTTTCCTGTGAAAGTCATTTAGATTCAGCATTAGTTCAATTAAGATATATGCCTATTTACCTTACTGTGTCAATATGGAGGGTCCTGTGTAAGTTAGAgcaagggtgtgtgtgtgtgtgtgtatgtatgtatgtgttaaCTGGAACCCATGTGACCAGCTCCAACTAGGAATAAATTTGTATATCTTGCTCAGAGATGACGTTTAAAGCATTAACATGcgatgtttttattttaaaaataggaattgaCGTTTTGGTAAACAATGCTAGTGCTATCAGCTTGACCAACACACTGGAAACACCTACAAAGAGAGTAGATTTGATGATGAGTGTCAACACTAGAGGAACCTATCTTACGTAAGTCGGAGAGGAGAGGAGCTAAAAATCTCCTAGGGTTTTCTTGGAGGAAATGTTTTAATTACTCTTTTTAAACCTGGTTACTAGTACTGTGTCAATTCTGTTGTTTATGTAACCTGTCATATCTAATGAACGCTTAAACACAATGCCAAAAATAAatggttaaatttttttctttagatttggTGAAGTAAGCTGTGCTTtcttattccaaaatatttttcatcagGGTATCAAAGGTGCCTGCACTTGTGAGtaaaatttctccttagctttaGATCAGTCTGTATACATGGATGGGTGTTATCAGTATCAATCTTTTAGTCTGATTGCTTCTGGCAGTTCTTGTAGTGGTGAGAAGAAAGGTACAAAAGGAGGGGTAGGAAGTTGTCGTGTCCCAGCAGCCTTCATAATTTTGGCCATTTGTCCTGCCAGTAATTGAACAACATGTGTTTAGGGAATTAAGATAGCTAAAGCAAAACATAACTAGGAAGGTCAGTCTGCTGAGGGATGGAAGTGCATTCCAAAATCAATTAGTAATCTGAGAAGTATTCATTAGTTAAATTTGTCCAACCACTAGTTTGTTAGCACTTAGAGTTGACTTAATTATTATACCTATCACTCATCTTTTCTATTTTGAATGTTACATAGCTGAAGATGTTTGTGTATATAGTGTACAGATTTGCATGATAAGGTTGACCACACTAATATATTCACACAGTCTTTAACAGGAGAATTATACCTGCAGCTTGTTTATAGGACTTAATGCCATTCCTTTGTCTTGCATATTGGCCTTATGATcaacataattattattttgaaattgaGCTCTTCATCTCCAGGGCTTCATGCTGGTCCACTCAGCTGCTGACATTGATAGTATTTTTCATTGGTGTGTCTCTGATGTACTTCATGTACATACGTGCCCTTTTGGCATGTGACTTCTGCTTTGGCCCCTCAATGTCATTAAGACTCCTAATATGATTACTCCTATTGACTGCATTTTGGTAAATTTAGCTTCAGTGCCTGGGATGAGGTTGTCACAATCCAAAGCCATTACACTGGAAACTTTGTTTTACGAATAGCATGTGAAAGCATGCTATAGCATGTGAAATtgccagaaagggatcttgtctAGAAAGAAACAAACACTGGTAAAAGAAGTTAGTTTGACACATTGATTCAGTTACTCCTTCTAGTTCATCTGTTATAATTTCAGCCATATATGCCCACAACTGTTGTCCTTTTGCAACACCTTTGACTTTGTGATTCCAATAAAATTTTTGAGTCTACTTAGGAAGAGACCCAAGTTTGGTTAACTGCTCTCTGTCAGAAAAGattgggtttttttaatcatATGTGCATACTTTCAGAGCACTGATATGGATCTACAGTGGTGCCTTCCTGTTTGGGACACTGAAGAGACATTTTGATTTGAGGTAGAAGCCTAACAGTGGTATCTCTGTTAAAGATCTTGCACCGTTTAGTAACTTTTGGGTCGTTTTTCCAAATAATCGTTTCCAGAATGACTAAACCAGTTTACAAGAGTGAATTAATGTAGCATTTATACATTTAACCTATGTTTTTATGAGTGGTGTTCTCACTCAAAAGAGCATTCCTTGTGATGAAGAGTTCAAGTTTTGATTATACCTAATATTTGGAATTAAaggttcagtcttttttttttttgcctcaataAAAAATTCATGGTGGGCCAAACCTGTTAGCATCATATCATCAccagttgtatttttatttccagcCTCAGCCAAAATTATGTTCCCTCTTAGTGATAACACTAATCAGtttagagagaaaaattaaattttaaaattttaagtccaAAATTCCTTGTCTTGACAGCACAACAGTTCAGAAAATGTCAGCATGGATTCCTCCTCAATCTTTTGCAGAGAAAATGACATAGTATTTGGGAGAATACCACATGGACTAAttcttcataaaaaaaattatttaactttcactgctctcctttgtttcttccattcccttcattttttaatctatttctaTACCTTTTCCTACTAAGCAAGTCAttacttgtgacaaagaatgaaaaaagaacgGGGGAAGGGAGCTAACCAACAAATCTACTAAGTCTAATCATATGTGTTATGTTACCTATAGTCTCCCACCTTAATAAACAAAAGGAGgcagttttttctttaaaaggaaattaaattattgGAATCAGTCACTTCCTATTGCAACTACTATTGTGTCTCACTGTTCTCTTAATATTGAGTTGATCCTGATTATTGGATACCAGCTTAGGGAGAGCTTTCTGACCACTTAATTACATATTGATAACAATAAATAGTACATGGCATCTAGATGACAATTTTTACTGTAATGAAATaaggtggtttttatttttcataagttCTTGCTTTCCATGATTACTGGGATTCAAATGTCTTGTTGATTTCTTACAGACTATGGGTGGCAAAAGAGGAACAGTCTATTTTGATGCTTAAACCCAGTGTTTTTCCAGTATACTGCTCTGCCTCTCTGAAAATGCTAGGAAAAACCAATTATTACTCACTATCTTTTAGATTTgggatttaatttataattatccACATTTATTTAAATAGGAGTTACCCTCTCAACATTACTGAATCCAGGAGAGTCATCTTCTCCATGGGATTCCATGTTAGAAAAATACCTTCCATTCCTTTACTTGTGTGGGAGAATGGACCTTCAGTTTGCTCCTTGAGGGACATGGATTTGTTGTATACTTATTTTGGTGTACGTCAtaacttgcctagcccttaagtcAAGGATACATCAGTACTTTGCTGCAAAGGAAGCATATTCCTGACCTGCTTTAAAATCTGAACCTTTCACTGTCACTTGGCTTGGGAGTTCAATCTCTGAGGAGGAACGAACAAAGAGAGTAGGAATCTCTTTTCAGGTTTTAACTCCAGAAACAGAATTACTTCAGTCTctgatatctatatatctatatatcttgaaCATACAAGGGACTATAAAGTCCCCGATTTTTACCTGATCTATATTTTTTTACTATTCCAAAAGCTGATTTGTTATGCTTTATTTAAGTTGAGTCCCTCAtgtttagatttttaaatgtatatttttcatCACAATATCTTTAGTTCCTGCCATTTTTATGCAAATATTATCACAGAGCAGCatagattatcttttttttaatatatgtaagTTAAAGAGGTAGCATTAGTATAGAAGAATAATACTTATTATTCTTATTGCAGTAATAAAAAAGAATGCAGCTGTAAAAAATGCACCTGGTCTAGTGGAAGTGGGGTGAGGGATGTATTGTTTGACAGATCAAAGAGAAGTCTATTTTTGTGTTGTAAATCAAATGAGTTCTTTATGAGCATGAAAATATGATCATGAAGGCTGGattagtttttttcccctcagatgATGTTTTGaagttccctttttctttttaaagaaaaaagcagCCATGATTGCTTTTTTTCAGTGTAGCTGAAGTGTACTTGAAAATCATACATATTATACACATAAAAGTCTGTGCTTGCAATAGAGTTTGAATTTTgatagtttaaaaacaaaataataaccaaCTGACAAAGGATTTCATGCTTTTAGAAAAAAGGAACAGatgcttatttaaaaataaaagcggTCTAGATCAAAGGCAtggaaataattgtaaaatgtaaGAACCAATGTGAAAGAGGTTTAAGTTTAACAtggcttaatttttaaaaatcgaaCCTGATTCTATCACAGCATGAATAAATTGTCTTTCCCTAGATAGTGAATTAACCTTTTCAGTTCAGTATGATTGCTGTATactgttgaaagaaaaaaatccatcatAACTTAAAATGTAgaagacatatatttttggacatggccagtgtaagaatttgttttgttagacagtatatatttgttataaggggtttcttttttttattattcagttgAGGGCACAGTGGAAGGGAAAgacaataaatgcttgtaaaaataataaattttaaaatttaccttGGAGTAGACAGATTGCTCCCTCAACGTAGTTCAGACAAaacttattatatataataacagtgaaaaactactgaaaaaaaataaagactgaaTATACAGTATTATGgaacatatttcaaaatattttcttttaaaatattacataggatcatagattatctagtccaaacctatccattttacatatgaggaaactggggcagggagggaaagtaatttaaaagtGACATAGATAATAAGCTgcaaagtcagaattcaaacccagattccaAATCTGACAAGCTCTCCAACccataaaatgtttttcttgagACCATATAGTACATAGGAAAGAATATTCATCTTGTAACCTTATAGAGTCATAgaacaatgaactggaaaagattttacaaatgatctgttctattttccttatctttttgatgttgagaagggggaaagggaggacaCAAAGAGGTTTGCATGATTTGCCTGAGATTATTTGGCTAATTAGAGGTAAAATCATGACCAGAGCCCAGATATGTGGCTCTTTGAATCAATCACATCTTGGCAGTTCTTCAAAGGGCCATATTCTTGTTACATTCTACTGCTTCTTTTCAGCTGTGATCTAGAATGTCAGAGGTTCTTAACAGTTGGTTCCCTCATCATTAAAACAGTGCTGATGTTATTTGCATTAACTCATGGGGATAGTGTGAAAATTAAGCAAGGTAATGCATGAAAGCTCTTTGTAaccataaaatgctatataaatatgtaagctatttatgatgatgatgttgatgttccAAGACACTTTCTGCTGTcctgaataataaatatttatgctgTGGATCTCTTCTTGAAAACTATATAACGGTTCAGGAGAAAGAAATTTTGATATGTgtgatattttgtttttgaaaagcaACAAACTTCAGATTTGTAGTTTTTAATGAGGCAAAATTGGTGATATGATGAGGTTTGAAAAGAGTATACCTAGTATTAGATTATCTGCATAAGGGTAGGCCACATTGCCAGGCCATGGTCATATCTGGTAAGAAATTTCTACTTCTACCTTTGCTTCAGAAAAACATGAGCATTAATCTACTCCCACTGGCCTAATGTCTCTTTAGAGGTAATCCAGTTTTGAGTATATCTACTGTTATCTTTAAGATATAACcaagtaaaaaatatcattacatACATAGAGAAGTGATTAAAAGACTActaactttcattttttcctttttttttgcagatCTAAAGCATgcattccttatttaaaaaagagtaaaattGCTCACATCCTAAACCTCAGTCCACCATTAAACCTGAATCCAATCTGGTTCAAACAACATTGTGGTAAGCATTGGAGAAAATAAGCCTGGTTGCCCTGGTTAGttcatttattaagcttttgaATGGCATTAGTGAACCTAAAGTAACCTATATGTAATAATCACGATTGAATGATTTTTATCTAAAGGATGGGAAGCAAATGTCTTCATTAAAAGCAAAtttcaagaagaaaggaaaacttaAAACTTGAATAATTTCAGATATTAGCCTTTGCATTGGCTCTCCTCATTTCTGGAATGCTCATGAAGTCTTTCTGGGTATTCCCTGCCTTCTAGTTCTTTCTCTTCCTAATGTTTATCTACTTTACATGTGTTTTGTATatccctattacatgtaaaatttctccttcaatagaatgtaaattccttctgGGCAggagctatttcatttttgtcttaggCAAGGGAACCATACCTTATAGAGAAGATATGAAAGCAAGAAACTCACGTTGGCTTTATTCTTGAGGGCAGTTTCATCTCAATCTgagttttagagaaaaaaaactgatgatTTTTATCTCAAGTTCCTAGCCAAACAACCTGCTTACCCTTGTACATCCCaccaaattagaagaaataaaTCATTCTTTCATTGAGTTGACAAACGTTCTTATAACCAAATAAACTAGGATtacctttaattttcaattttattaactagGGTAGCCAAACTGGTAATTTAAAAATTCCTTGATTTTGAATTTGTTTCCTTTATATGAAGGTGATAGAATCTGGGCTTGAAATAAAAGTGATGACCTTAAAAAAAGGTGGCCATAGTGTGAACTATGaggaaattttcttcttcctatgcTATTGTATGAACTTCcatcttacctctcttcttcttttttctctcttctaaattCATTCCttgaaatttgtttcttttttttttaagcccctaccttctgtcttagaatcaatactgtgtattattggttccaagagagaagagtggtaagggctaggcaatggggttaagtgacttgcccagggtcacacagctaagagaaATTTGTACCTTTGACAACATAGTAATGATTTCAGATAAGATTAAGTAATTACTGTGGTAGCACCATACACACTTGTGCATAGAAATCCTTGTGGtccttatttcaatttttttttaatccttcctttttgtcttagaattgacagtaagcatcaattccaaggcagaagtctAGGCAAttacagttaaatgacttgcccaggatcacatagctatgaaatgtctgaggatCACATTTGAATGCAGACCCtctagactccaggcctggtgctctatccactaagccacctagctgccccttttaagttcttttttttaaaaaaaaaccttaccttctgttttgcaatcaatactgtgtattggctccaaggcagaagagtggtaaggaataggcaatggggggtcaagtgatttgcccagggtcatacagctaggaagtgtctgaggccacatttgaacccaggacttcccatctctagacctggctctcaatccactgagctacccagctgcccacttaAGTTATTCTTTAGGATGTTTATATTTCAGTTCAGCTAGTAATAGATATAAACTAGTtcaaagcctttttaaaaaaaaaaaaggttaattaaaaATAGTCTGTTTTTATTTCCAACTCTTTATTTTGTACTATTTATAGTCTTCAGAAGCCTAAACAGATAGATGTGTATCTTAGAAAAGGACCAGTGGAAGGGAATTGATTATATTAACCCATGGGATTGATTATCTAAGgccttgtttttgttctttttcagcATATACTATTGCTAAATATGGTATGTCTATGTGTGTACTTGGAATGGCAGAagaatttaaaggagaaattgctGTCAATGCTTTGTGGCCCAAAACAGgtgtgtttgatttttttaaaaaattcaattttgagACATTCCTATTATCAGTAGATATTTTATTATGGAGTAGAAGGTTGGTCCACTTGTTagcaaatgaaaattattttattttttgaatttaatGTAGATTGCCTacatgtgtttgttttgtttttccagaggATAATATTTATTAggggtagttttcttttttcttattgttttaaattaatcATCTTCTATCTTTGACTTGAACCATATTACTATATAATTTTCATTGAGAATTTACTAAAGGAATTTCCATGTGGCAAAATAAGGCATATCAGACTGCAGATCCCCTTATAactttttatcctttaaaaaatacaacCTCTGCTTTCTTTTACTTTAAGCCATTTTCCCTTTATGAATAATAGTCTGTTTTGAACCcctttttatatttctgataGCACCTTCTGGTCTTCTAcagtgagatttttaaaaaagtaggaaTTGATTCATTCTCTGTACTCATATCCCCAATtcttaacacagttcctggcatataatagacatttaataaattcttgattcATTCTGTATCTTACATGGATTCTGCAGGGCTCCCAAAATCCACATAAAGACCTAACAATGGCTAGTATATCTGCAAATATTCATCACAGATGAGTCAgtacaattttttaatttttattgtcatgcaaaacacacttctgtgttgatcattgttgtaagaacaaactAATACATAACCAAATcgccaaaataaaactaaatacactgatgtaaaagacaactcctagaattctttctctggaggcggatcgcattctctgtcataaatctttcaggattgtccagatcattgcattgttgagagtaACCAAGCTTTCACAGTTTTTCACATGGTACAGTATTACTGTTATTGTttacaatattctcccagttctgcctaGTTCactcctgcagatctttccagctttttctaaaatcatcttgcttatcatttcttattagtattccatcaccaacacgtaccacagtttgttcagccattcccccatcaacggacatctcaatttccaattctttgcccctacaaaaattgctgctgtaaatatttttgtgcaagtaggtcctttcccctttattatcttttttggaatacagacccaatagtg
The window above is part of the Monodelphis domestica isolate mMonDom1 chromosome 7, mMonDom1.pri, whole genome shotgun sequence genome. Proteins encoded here:
- the HSDL2 gene encoding hydroxysteroid dehydrogenase-like protein 2 isoform X2; the protein is MLPNTGKLAGCTLFITGASRGIGKAIALKAAKDGANIVIAAKTTQAHPKLPGTIYTAAEEIEAAGGKALPCVVDVRDEQQISDAVEKAVQKFGGIDVLVNNASAISLTNTLETPTKRVDLMMSVNTRGTYLTSKACIPYLKKSKIAHILNLSPPLNLNPIWFKQHCAYTIAKYGMSMCVLGMAEEFKGEIAVNALWPKTAIHTAAMDMLGGSGVESQCRKADIIADAAYSIFSKPKSFTGNFIIDENLLKEEGIKNFDVYAVKPGHPLLPDFFVDEYPETISKEVEKQQELGHLVFRRRKFFQVTSFRVNVQLIGGGDIIGNLLNKSISELFLIIL